Proteins from one Salvelinus alpinus chromosome 34, SLU_Salpinus.1, whole genome shotgun sequence genomic window:
- the mrps26 gene encoding small ribosomal subunit protein mS26 translates to MFQVITRSTPVIRLLAPRGAVLVEAVRGRKTRNDPKAKSKEGRIKTPPPVDPVEMVVLRERFTEYDLIMRALRLEFKEEMLRKRYEEEVGSLAEERAKQEAEEHRSLMTWNQEENLRMLKIRELRVQKEVEVAEVKKTEAAILREQTMEIFVKEKGEEIMRIQEEAKSFINMENLDQRIEEALDNPKNYNFAIDKDGRVVKRTVLQ, encoded by the exons ATGTTTCAAGTTATTACCAGAAGTACCCCGGTAATCCGGCTTCTCGCCCCCCGTGGAGCCGTGCTTGTGGAGGCTGTCCGGGGTAGGAAGACCCGCAACGACCCAAAGGCCAAATCCAAAGAGGGGCGCATCAAAACGCCACCTCCCGTCGACCCGGTGGAGATGGTGGTCCTCAGGGAGAGATTCACAGAATATGACCTGATCATGAGAGCGCTGAG GCTGGAGTTCaaggaggagatgctgaggaagAGGTATGAAGAGGAGGTGGGCTCCCTGGCGGAGGAGAGGGCGAAGCAGGAGGCGGAGGAGCACCGCTCCCTCATGACCTGGAACCAGGAGGAGAATCTCCGCATGCTCAAGATCAG GGAACTGAGAGTTCAGAAAGAGGTGGAAGTGGCTGAGGTCAAGAAGACAGAGGCAGCCATTCTGCGAGAGCAGACCATGGAAATCTTTGttaaagagaagggagaggagataaTGCGGATTCAG GAGGAAGCCAAGAGCTTCATCAACATGGAGAACCTGGACCAGCGTATCGAGGAAGCCCTGGACAACCCTAAGAACTATAACTTTGCCATCGACAAAGATGGCCGTGTGGTGAAGAGGACTGTGCTGCAGTGA